Proteins found in one Corynebacterium sanguinis genomic segment:
- the thiC gene encoding phosphomethylpyrimidine synthase ThiC, translating into MTDSYAQEIHPKHSYAPIRAGGLEVPETAISLDDSPSGPNEPFRTYRTRGPWAQPEEGLPALRSTWIAERGDVEEYTGRQRNLLDDGTRAAKRGSASEEWRGARRNPLRAHPGKRVTQMHYARRGEISPEMEFVALREHCDVEKVRSQVAAGRAIIPNNVNHPESEPMIIGNAFLTKINANIGNSAVTSSIREEVDKLRWATRWGADTVMDLSTGNDIHTTREWIIRNSPVPIGTVPIYQALEKVGGIAEDLTWEIFRDTVIEQCEQGVDYMTIHAGVRLPFVPLTTRRVTGIVSRGGSIMAGWCLAHHKESFLYENFDELCEIFAAYDVSFSLGDGLRPGSVADANDAAQFAELKTIGELCHRAWDFDVQVMIEGPGHVPLDMIQINNDKEEEWCGGAPFYTLGPLVTDIAPGYDHITSAIGAANIAAGGTAMLCYVTPKEHLGLPNKDDVKTGVITYKIAAHAADVAKGHPGARDWDDAMSKARFEFRWEDQFALSLDPDTARAYHDETLPAEPAKTAHFCSMCGPKFCSMRISQDIRDEFGDTIESLGMPTVDAVLGEQHMAHVFREHGSQVYLPE; encoded by the coding sequence GTGACCGATTCGTACGCGCAAGAAATCCACCCCAAGCACAGCTACGCGCCGATCCGCGCAGGCGGCCTGGAAGTGCCCGAAACCGCCATCTCACTCGATGACTCGCCAAGCGGTCCAAACGAGCCCTTCCGGACCTACCGCACCCGCGGGCCATGGGCACAGCCCGAGGAAGGACTACCGGCGCTGCGCAGCACGTGGATCGCCGAGCGCGGCGACGTCGAGGAGTACACCGGGCGCCAACGCAACCTTCTTGACGACGGCACACGGGCCGCCAAGCGCGGCTCCGCCTCCGAGGAGTGGCGGGGAGCCAGGCGAAACCCGTTGCGCGCCCACCCCGGCAAGCGCGTGACCCAGATGCACTACGCCCGCCGCGGCGAAATCAGCCCCGAGATGGAGTTCGTCGCCCTGCGCGAGCACTGCGACGTAGAGAAGGTGCGCTCGCAAGTCGCCGCAGGCCGCGCAATCATCCCGAACAACGTCAACCACCCCGAGAGCGAGCCGATGATCATCGGCAACGCGTTTTTGACCAAGATCAACGCCAATATCGGCAACTCCGCCGTGACCTCGTCAATCCGCGAGGAGGTGGACAAGCTACGCTGGGCAACCCGCTGGGGTGCCGACACCGTGATGGATCTGTCCACCGGCAACGACATCCACACCACCCGCGAGTGGATCATCCGCAACTCCCCCGTTCCGATCGGCACCGTGCCCATCTACCAGGCCCTGGAGAAGGTCGGCGGCATTGCCGAGGATTTGACCTGGGAAATCTTCCGCGACACCGTCATCGAACAGTGCGAGCAGGGCGTGGACTACATGACCATCCACGCCGGAGTTCGCCTGCCGTTCGTGCCGCTGACCACCCGGCGCGTCACGGGCATCGTCTCCCGCGGCGGCTCGATCATGGCCGGCTGGTGCCTCGCCCACCACAAGGAGTCCTTCCTCTACGAGAACTTCGACGAGCTCTGCGAGATCTTCGCGGCCTACGACGTCTCCTTCTCGCTCGGTGACGGCCTGCGCCCCGGCTCCGTGGCCGACGCCAACGACGCCGCCCAATTCGCCGAGCTGAAGACCATCGGCGAGCTGTGCCACCGCGCCTGGGATTTCGACGTCCAGGTGATGATCGAGGGCCCCGGCCACGTGCCGCTGGACATGATCCAGATCAACAACGACAAGGAAGAGGAGTGGTGCGGCGGGGCACCCTTCTACACGCTTGGCCCCCTGGTCACCGACATCGCTCCGGGGTATGACCACATCACCTCCGCGATCGGCGCGGCCAACATCGCCGCGGGCGGCACCGCGATGCTGTGCTACGTCACCCCGAAGGAGCACCTCGGCCTGCCAAACAAGGACGACGTGAAGACGGGCGTGATCACCTACAAGATCGCCGCGCACGCCGCCGACGTGGCGAAGGGGCATCCGGGCGCCCGGGACTGGGACGACGCGATGAGCAAGGCCCGCTTCGAGTTCCGCTGGGAGGACCAGTTCGCGCTCTCCCTCGACCCGGACACCGCGCGCGCCTACCACGACGAGACCCTGCCCGCCGAACCGGCCAAGACCGCGCATTTCTGCTCCATGTGCGGTCCGAAGTTCTGCTCGATGCGGATCTCCCAGGACATCCGGGACGAGTTCGGCGACACCATCGAATCCCTGGGCATGCCCACCGTCGACGCCGTCCTCGGCGAGCAGCACATGGCGCATGTTTTCCGCGAACACGGCTCGCAGGTCTACCTCCCCGAGTAA
- a CDS encoding S1 family peptidase yields MVRRLLAPLFALIVVMAGAPLAHAQEDPNYIWRTDPVSKVLAGKPAADRVLHRVPGSFHDAAPIAPEAWDAQVNRGKALYGPGTPVYINGSAMCTIAAAGYDAAGRMVAVTAGHCGSEGQSVISADAIGVGESGRIAAVNRALDYAVIELYPNAEVSRTYNGVTVNHLGAAPRAFGQVVCKSGYASAQTCGVTWIDDGVTNLNQVCAMQGDSGAPLLAGDSLVGIINGGIINAPCYSPLQGPIFSPTSSARFETILGAMNSGSAPGSGFRLP; encoded by the coding sequence ATGGTCCGCCGCCTGCTCGCCCCTCTTTTCGCCCTTATCGTCGTCATGGCGGGGGCGCCGCTCGCCCACGCGCAGGAGGACCCGAATTACATCTGGCGCACCGATCCGGTGTCCAAGGTGCTGGCCGGCAAGCCCGCGGCGGATCGCGTGCTGCACCGCGTGCCGGGGTCGTTTCACGATGCCGCCCCGATCGCCCCGGAGGCGTGGGACGCGCAGGTCAACCGCGGTAAAGCTCTGTACGGGCCGGGCACTCCGGTCTACATCAATGGCTCAGCAATGTGCACCATCGCCGCGGCCGGCTACGACGCCGCCGGCCGCATGGTCGCCGTCACCGCCGGCCACTGTGGCTCGGAGGGCCAGTCAGTGATCTCTGCCGACGCGATCGGTGTGGGCGAATCCGGCCGCATCGCCGCGGTCAACCGCGCACTGGATTACGCCGTCATCGAGCTTTACCCCAACGCGGAGGTTAGCCGCACCTACAACGGCGTGACGGTCAACCACCTCGGCGCCGCGCCGCGCGCGTTCGGCCAGGTCGTGTGCAAGTCCGGCTACGCCTCGGCGCAGACCTGCGGCGTGACCTGGATCGACGATGGGGTCACCAACCTCAACCAGGTGTGCGCAATGCAGGGCGACTCTGGCGCGCCCCTGCTCGCCGGGGATTCCCTCGTCGGCATTATCAACGGCGGCATCATCAACGCGCCGTGCTACTCGCCGCTGCAGGGCCCGATCTTCTCCCCGACGTCCTCGGCGAGATTCGAGACGATCCTCGGCGCGATGAACAGCGGATCCGCCCCGGGCAGCGGGTTTAGGCTCCCGTAA